DNA sequence from the Cucurbita pepo subsp. pepo cultivar mu-cu-16 chromosome LG06, ASM280686v2, whole genome shotgun sequence genome:
gaaagggaaagctaaCCATCCCATGGAAGATTACCATGTTGCTAAGTTCGttcaaattcaagaacatgaaCTGGGGCTGTTTGCTATCTACGATGGCCATGTTCAACAAACTGTGCCTGCTTACTTACAAAAGCATCTCTTTTCTAATATCCTCAAAGAGGTGACAACCAACTTCTACCCCACCCTGCCCTATCTGAGTATCCATTCAtgtgccttttcttttcattacaGGAGGACTTTTGGGTCGACCCGAACAGCTCCATCTCGAAAGCCTACGAGAAAACGGACCAGGCGATTCTATCTCACAGCTCTGACTTGGGTCGTGGCGGATCAACCGCTGTTACTGCTATTCTGATTAACGGTCAACGACTATGGGTGGCCAACGTCGGAGATTCACGCGCTGTTCTTTCGAGAGGCGGTGAAGCTATACAAATGACCATTGATCACGAGCCGAATGCTGAACGCAGTATCATCGAGAATAAAGGTGGCTTCGTTTCTAACATGCCAGGTAACTTATATAGAACATATAGTACTAATggcttggttcatatcagtttgagtttgagtttatgttttgttttcctatAAAAACAGGAGACGTACCTCGAGTGAACGGTCAGCTAGCGGTTTCGCGAGCATTTGGAGACAAGAGTCTCAAATCTCACCTACGATCGGATCCCGACATACGTGATATTAACATAGACGCCAACACGGACGTATTAATTCTCGCTAGCGATGGTCTTTGGAAGGTGTTATCATCACCTTTCATTCCTAAACACTTCTAGAAATCATTCATTTGTGTTCTTATGAATGTGGATTGAAACAGGTCATGTCGAATCAAGAAGCGGTCGATATCGCACGAAGAATCAAGGACCCGATGAAGGCTGCAAAGCAGTTAATAACAGAGGCTTTGCTGAACGAGAGTAAAGACGACATATCGTGCATTGTCGTTAGATTTAGATAGTAAAGACGACATTCAGTATATACCCCAAATAagatgaaatttatgttttaggCCAACAAAGTAAATATACATGTTTCGGGTTTACTGTATCTGTAAATTAGATTAGGCTgattatgtttaatttcaatttttattatattaatgagCCCAAGCCCAGCCCAAAGCCCAAAGCCCAGAGCCCAAAgtccaagcccaagcccaagcccaaagCCCACATATTATTGCCGTATTgagaaaattaccaaattaccCCCGCAGAAACGGTCGTCTAGGGTTTCAGGCGCTATATATATTCATCGTAAGCTTTAATTCAAAGGCATACGATTCCAATTTTACAGCTTCTTGGCTTTTGGGGGTTTCTGGCATTAGGGTTTGATTTCATTGTTGATTAAATTGGCCTCTCCTTTCAGCTTCAAGTGGTGAGATCTTTTGATCGTATTCTTGGTGGCTTTGTTCTGGAGGCGTACATTGATTCTCTGAGTTTTGGGGGTTTTCTTTTGTCCAGATTTTGTGCTATCACATCTCTGGTTCCCCTTGCTTGGGTACATTGCCCTTGAAATCCTtcatttttattccatttttgtgTATGAATCTTCTGGATTTGGGAATTCGttttcgtttttgttttttgatgGTCTATTTGGTTGTTCGTGTTATATGAACTGCgtcggtcccacatcgatttaTTTCATCCTATGATGCTTCTTTATGAGCCATTGAATCTGGATTCTTCAGCAACTGAGTTGGGCTGGGCTCCGTTGGGAAATAAAGACTCAATATCTCTTCTTTATATATCTTCTGGGCCGGGCCCAATAGCTTGGGTTCATCTGATTCATGGATCCCCTATTTACTCAAATATCACAAAAGACaagagttttaaaataaatgaaccaaATATTTGGAAGTTTTCGAACTTATATATGGTGGTGTGCGCGAGGAGGTGACCTTTGGcgaataagaaaagagatgtTTGTACTCGATTCTGGAAATTCTTACGATTCTAGCACCGTTCAAGctcactgttagcagatattgttctatttggtctgttagaaagaggtttacagaatgtttcgttatcctcCCGACCAACGTGGGATCCCACACTCCACCCCTTTCAAGGCTAGcattctcgttggcactcgttcctttctccaattgatgtgggatccctTAATCTACCTCATTCGAGGActagcgtctttgctggcacactccCTCGTGTTCACTCCTTTCGAGGTTCAGcttcctcactggcacatcgcccagtgtttggctctgataccatttgtaacggtctaagcccactgctagtatatattgtcctctttgaactttctcaaagtttttaaaatgtgtccgttgaggagaggttttcacgcccttatgaaaaatgattcgttctcctcccaaccaacgtaggatctcacaaaatctCTATAGGATAAAGGCATAGTGCATTGCATTAGTGTTCTATGTATAGAGGGAATTGATTATGTTCTTTGTCTTCTAGCCGATGCTGCCCCAAAATGTGTGATATTTTGAATGGGATACTCGGAAGGTATAAtaacctaagcccaccgctagcagatattgttctctttgagctttattttctgggttttctctcacggtttttaaaacgcgtctactagggagagaggtatccacacccttatgaaaaatgtttcgttctcctcccaaccaatgtaggatctcacaaaatctCAGTAGGGTCAAGTCGTAGTGCATAGCTTTAGTGTTCTACGTATAGAGGGAATTGGTTATGTTCGTTTTCTTCTAGCCGATGCTGCCCCAAAATGAGTGATATTTTGAATGGAATACTCGGAAGGTGTAATAacctaaacccaccgctagcagatattgttctctttgaactttcttttctgggttttccctcacggtttttaaaacgtgtctactagggagagaggtatccacacccttatagatgttctcttctccaatcgacgtgggatctcacagaaagATTATTAATCTGGTGGTGTAGGTTCGGTCGGCGTCGAACTACGGTAAAGGAAGAAGCCATGAAGGAGTAATCAAGTATGGATTCTGCCTGgtgaaagggaaagctaaCCATCCCATGGAAGATTACCATGTTGCTAAGTTCGttcaaattcaagaacatgaaTTGGGGCTGTTTGCTATCTACGATGGCCATGTTCAACAAACTGTGCCTGCTTACTTACAAAAGCATCTCTTTTCTAATATCCTCAAAGAGGTGACAACCAACTTCTACCCCACCCTGCCCTATTTGAGTGTCCATTCAtgtgccttttcttttcattacaGGAGGACTTTTGGGTCGACCCGAACAGCTCCATCTTGAAAGCCTACGAGAAAACGGACCAGGCGATTCTATCTCACAGCTCTGACTTGGGTCGTGGCGGATCAACCGCTGTTACTGCTATTCTGATTAACGGTCAACGACTATGGGTGGCCAACGTCGGAGATTCACGCGCTGTTCTTTCGAGAGGCGGTGAAGCTATACAAATGACCATTGATCACGAGCCGAATGCTGAACGCAGTATCATCGAGAATAAAGGTGGCTTCGTTTCTAACATGCCAGGTAACTTATATAGAACATATAGTACTAATggcttggttcatatcagtttgagtttgagtttatgttttgttttactaTAAAAACAGGAGACGTACCTCGAGTGAACGGTCAGCTAGCGGTTTCGCGAGCATTTGGAGACAAGAGTCTCAAATCTCACCTACGATCGGATCCCGACATACGTGATATTAACATAGACGCCAACACGGACGTATTAATTCTCGCTAGCGATGGTCTTTGGAAGGTGTTATCATCACCTTTCATTCCTAAACACTTCTAGAAATCATTCATTTGTGTTCTTATGAATGTGGATTGAAACAGGTCATGTCGAATCAAGAAGCGGTCGATATCGCACGAAGAATCAAGGACCCGATGAAGGCTGCAAAGCAGTTAATAACAGAGGCTTTGCTGAACGAGAGTAAAGACGACATATCGTGCATTGTCGTTAGATTTAGATAGTAAAGACGACATTCAGTATATACCCCAAATAagatgaaatttatgttttaggCCAACAAAGTAAATATACATGTTTCGGGTTTACTGTATCTGTCCACAAAACCAGTGGGTTGCATTTTCAGCAGAATCATCTTCTTCCCTAAGAAGAGTGGATGAGTGGGTGAAGGATCTTCAACTAGAACCCTGTCTTTCAATTGACGTGGTCGGGGATGACAATGATTCAGATACTTTCTTCCCGCGAACTCCAGAGCGAACTGCAACTCACACACCCCGACGTGGAGAACCCAATCTGACAGAAGAGATTTTGTATGCCAATAGCATCATTGGGTCGCTCAATTCTTCCTCAACCGTGGCTCACATCTCTGGCATTGGCTTAAAAGCCATACCCACAATCTCGCACCTATCCGGTCTTAGATCTGTCAACTTGTCTGGAAATCTCATAGGTAATTCCTTCTTATATCTCCAAATGTTTGGCATAGCACTATTCTTGCCACTTACATGGTTGGTTGCCAGATCACATTAACCCTGGATCACTGCCCAAGGGATTGCATACTCTTAACTTGTCCAGGAACAAGATCAGTGCCATTGAAGGACTCAAAGAATTAGCACGACTTCGGATACTCAATCTGAGTTACAATCGTATATCTCACATTGGACATGGTACTGTTTGAAAAACGTATCGAAAGGTCTAAAACTTATCAATTTCTGATGATTCTGAATGTGCAATTTGTTGAAATGTACACCAGGGTTGTCAAACTGTGCGATTATGAAGGAACTCTATCTTGCTGGCAACAAGATTAGTGATGTTGATGGACTGCATCGACTCTTGAAGCTCACGGTTCTCGACCTAAGCTTCAACAAGATTTCAACAAACAAATCTCTGGCCCAACTTGTTGCCAACTACAACTCTCTTCAAGCTCTTAATCTGTTGGGGAATCCAATTCAAAGTAATGTGAGCGACGACCAGCTACGCAAGGCAGTTGTTGGCCTTCTTCCAAGTCTTGTTTATCTAAACAAGCAGCCCATCAAAGCACAGAGAGCTCGAGAAGTCGCAACTGACAGCGTTGCCAAAGCTGCACTAGGGAACGGTAGTTGGTGTTCTCATAGAAGAACATCAAGGAAAACGAGCCATATAGCACCATCGTCATCTTCCATCAGTGGGCACAGGAGTAGTGCAAGTGTTGCACACAAAGGCAGGCACAGATCAAAAGCGCCAACCTTACGCCATTCTTCTCTGGGGATGGATTCATCAGCCcttccatcatcatcatctcgtTAGGATGTGTTTTCTgttctgttttgtttcccAATTTCTTCAGCTTTATCACATTTGCTGCCCTGTTTTTCCCGTCCATAGAACTGCGTTAGTCATGTGGTTAAAATGTTCTCTTTAACCTTAGTGAATTGAGATTGCATTTCTTAATGTCATAATCTATGACTTTCCCATTTGGTTTTGCACAAGATATGTCAGATATGTTTTCTCTGGGCTATCCCTTCCAAGCTTCTTcccaaagttttaaaacgcatgtGCTAGGGGTAGACTTGGGCTGTAacaaattgttacaaatagtatcaaggccagacaccgagcagtgtgccaacgaggacactgggccacgaagggggtggattgtgagatcccatat
Encoded proteins:
- the LOC111797039 gene encoding probable protein phosphatase 2C 10 isoform X1; protein product: MDKLCCFNASYSRVRSASNYGKGRSHEGVIKYGFCLVKGKANHPMEDYHVAKFVQIQEHELGLFAIYDGHVQQTVPAYLQKHLFSNILKEEDFWVDPNSSISKAYEKTDQAILSHSSDLGRGGSTAVTAILINGQRLWVANVGDSRAVLSRGGEAIQMTIDHEPNAERSIIENKGGFVSNMPGDVPRVNGQLAVSRAFGDKSLKSHLRSDPDIRDINIDANTDVLILASDGLWKVMSNQEAVDIARRIKDPMKAAKQLITEALLNESKDDISCIVVRFR
- the LOC111797040 gene encoding leucine-rich repeat-containing protein 46-like, with the translated sequence MCNLLKCTPGLSNCAIMKELYLAGNKISDVDGLHRLLKLTVLDLSFNKISTNKSLAQLVANYNSLQALNLLGNPIQSNVSDDQLRKAVVGLLPSLVYLNKQPIKAQRAREVATDSVAKAALGNGSWCSHRRTSRKTSHIAPSSSSISGHRSSASVAHKGRHRSKAPTLRHSSLGMDSSALPSSSSR
- the LOC111797039 gene encoding probable protein phosphatase 2C 10 isoform X2, encoding MDKLCCFNASYSRVRSASNYGKGRSHEGVIKYGFCLVKGKANHPMEDYHVAKFVQIQEHELGLFAIYDGHVQQTVPAYLQKHLFSNILKEEDFWVDPNSSILKAYEKTDQAILSHSSDLGRGGSTAVTAILINGQRLWVANVGDSRAVLSRGGEAIQMTIDHEPNAERSIIENKGGFVSNMPGDVPRVNGQLAVSRAFGDKSLKSHLRSDPDIRDINIDANTDVLILASDGLWKVMSNQEAVDIARRIKDPMKAAKQLITEALLNESKDDISCIVVRFR